The Pseudomonadota bacterium genome has a window encoding:
- a CDS encoding potassium channel protein yields the protein MNSTKHLILSVLLTLLVCIIGTVGYMMIEGWALFDSIYMTITTISTVGYSEVHKLSEPGRVFTALLIFFGVGFCFYMAGAMVQFMVEGRIRAILGRRRLEKKISKLKNHYIICGYGRIGKVLCSNLMIKKNFDLVVVESEKDLIPVMEEDRVLFLSRDAIEENTLIKAGIKTAKGLVAVLASDADNVFLVLTARQLNPDLYITARATRNEAKSKLIAAGANTVVSPYELGAISMSQRILRPAVTNFLELAYNEQGNDIRMEEIPVSASSKIINIMLKDSGIRQKYNLIIIAIKKHDGSMTFNPSSETRIQAGDTVIVVGQDENLQKLEKVLQA from the coding sequence ATGAATAGCACAAAGCATCTTATACTATCAGTCCTGCTAACTCTTCTTGTTTGTATTATTGGTACTGTAGGCTACATGATGATAGAAGGCTGGGCTTTATTCGATTCTATATATATGACCATAACTACGATTTCCACAGTAGGGTATAGTGAAGTTCATAAACTAAGTGAGCCGGGAAGAGTCTTCACGGCCCTGCTTATCTTTTTTGGTGTCGGTTTTTGCTTTTATATGGCAGGCGCCATGGTTCAATTCATGGTTGAGGGCAGAATAAGAGCTATTTTAGGGAGGCGAAGATTGGAAAAAAAAATAAGCAAACTCAAAAACCACTATATTATCTGTGGATATGGAAGAATAGGTAAAGTGCTGTGCAGCAATCTGATGATCAAGAAAAATTTTGACCTTGTTGTTGTCGAAAGCGAAAAGGATCTTATTCCCGTTATGGAAGAGGATCGTGTTTTATTTTTATCCAGAGATGCAATTGAAGAAAATACCCTAATAAAAGCCGGAATAAAAACAGCAAAAGGACTTGTTGCAGTTCTTGCTTCGGATGCGGACAATGTTTTTCTTGTTTTAACCGCAAGACAACTTAATCCCGATCTTTATATAACAGCCAGAGCAACCCGAAATGAAGCAAAATCCAAACTTATTGCGGCAGGAGCAAATACTGTTGTATCACCATATGAACTTGGGGCCATAAGCATGTCTCAGCGAATTTTACGGCCTGCCGTTACAAATTTTTTGGAACTTGCTTACAATGAGCAGGGCAATGATATTAGAATGGAAGAAATTCCTGTAAGCGCGTCTTCAAAAATTATAAATATAATGTTGAAAGACTCAGGGATAAGACAGAAATATAACCTGATTATAATAGCGATAAAAAAACACGATGGCAGTATGACCTTTAATCCTTCCTCTGAAACCAGGATTCAGGCTGGTGATACAGTAATTGTTGTGGGGCAGGATGAAAATCTTCAAAAACTTGAAAAAGTACTGCAAGCATAG
- a CDS encoding protein-L-isoaspartate(D-aspartate) O-methyltransferase has product MHKTALKYEKSREDMVEKQVISRGITDPKVLAAMLRVPRHLFVNDALMDQAYGDYPLPIGEQQTISQPYIVAEMTQALNLNEEDRVLEIGTGSGYQAAVIAEIVYRVYTIERIHSLYVKTRALFDKLQYFNIVTKYSDGTLGWPVESPFDAIIVTAGAPVIPEILISQLAKGGRLVIPVGDQNTQELTKIYKDGKGLHQTTLGGCRFVKLIGEQGWKE; this is encoded by the coding sequence ATGCATAAAACAGCACTAAAATACGAGAAATCACGCGAAGATATGGTGGAAAAGCAGGTTATATCACGGGGTATAACTGACCCTAAAGTACTTGCCGCAATGCTGAGAGTTCCCCGCCATCTGTTTGTAAATGATGCTTTGATGGACCAGGCTTATGGTGATTATCCCCTTCCGATTGGTGAGCAGCAAACGATATCACAGCCCTATATTGTTGCGGAAATGACTCAAGCCCTTAATCTGAATGAAGAAGACAGGGTGCTTGAAATCGGCACAGGATCCGGTTATCAGGCAGCGGTTATTGCAGAAATTGTTTATCGGGTTTATACTATAGAAAGAATTCATTCACTTTATGTCAAAACCAGGGCGCTTTTTGATAAGTTGCAGTATTTCAATATAGTAACCAAATATTCCGACGGAACTCTCGGGTGGCCGGTTGAAAGCCCTTTTGATGCAATAATAGTTACCGCAGGCGCTCCTGTTATTCCGGAAATCCTTATAAGCCAGCTTGCAAAAGGGGGACGATTGGTTATTCCTGTAGGAGATCAAAATACCCAGGAATTAACCAAAATATACAAAGATGGAAAAGGTCTTCATCAAACAACTCTTGGTGGTTGCAGATTTGTCAAACTTATCGGGGAACAGGGCTGGAAGGAATAA
- a CDS encoding DedA family protein → MLRRVYDWVLSWANTPYGPWALFILAFAESSFFPIPPDVLLIALAIAIPKKSFKYALVCSAGSILGGCFGYLVGWQFMEAIGGKIINFYGFADQFNYVRELFTKYDAWAIGVAGFTPIPYKVFTISAGAFNINFIVFFIASLISRSARFFLVGGLIYYFGPKIKDFIDKYFDALAVGFTVLLIAGFIVIKYLL, encoded by the coding sequence ATGCTAAGAAGAGTGTATGACTGGGTTCTAAGTTGGGCCAATACTCCTTATGGACCTTGGGCATTATTCATTTTAGCTTTTGCCGAATCTTCTTTTTTCCCTATTCCTCCCGATGTTCTTCTTATCGCACTTGCTATCGCTATTCCAAAAAAATCTTTTAAATATGCCCTGGTATGTTCTGCAGGTTCCATTTTGGGAGGCTGTTTCGGCTATCTTGTAGGGTGGCAGTTTATGGAAGCAATCGGGGGCAAAATAATAAACTTTTACGGTTTTGCCGATCAATTCAATTATGTACGGGAGCTTTTTACTAAATATGATGCGTGGGCCATAGGTGTTGCCGGTTTCACGCCTATACCCTATAAGGTCTTTACTATTTCGGCCGGCGCATTTAATATCAATTTTATTGTTTTTTTTATCGCTTCTTTGATTTCCCGGTCTGCCAGGTTTTTTCTTGTTGGAGGCCTTATTTATTATTTTGGCCCTAAAATCAAGGATTTTATCGATAAGTACTTTGATGCTCTTGCAGTGGGATTTACAGTACTTCTTATTGCAGGCTTTATAGTTATAAAATACTTGTTATAA
- a CDS encoding LysR family transcriptional regulator, with protein sequence MDLWHLKIFCKVVEQKSFSKAGEAVYISQPTVSSHMRDLEAHLGCRLVDRLSREAIPTKAGILLYSYAKKLIALYDEMESALSGFQGNIKGNLVIGGSTIPGEYILPIIAGSFTKTYPDIKLSLIIGDTEKIINDTLSGFIELGVVGAAKKDKRIQQEILIDDQMRLIVPSAHKWGKKKSVTMKMLMEEPFIIRERGSGTLKSIEQNLNKAGYDINDFNIAAQMGSTEAVRQGIKNQVGISILSTIAVKEDLKAGSLKALAIEGLDLKRSFYLTLSKQRSLSPLSNAFITHMKTELKTNRL encoded by the coding sequence ATGGACCTTTGGCATCTTAAAATATTCTGTAAAGTAGTTGAGCAAAAAAGCTTTTCAAAGGCAGGGGAAGCTGTTTATATTTCTCAGCCTACCGTTAGCAGCCATATGAGAGATCTGGAAGCACATTTAGGCTGTCGTCTTGTAGATCGATTATCAAGAGAGGCAATCCCTACAAAGGCAGGAATATTACTTTATTCTTACGCAAAAAAACTTATAGCGCTATACGATGAAATGGAAAGTGCTCTTTCAGGTTTTCAGGGTAATATAAAAGGAAATCTTGTGATAGGCGGCAGCACAATCCCCGGCGAGTATATTCTTCCTATAATCGCCGGAAGTTTCACCAAAACTTATCCTGATATAAAGCTTTCGCTTATCATTGGTGATACTGAAAAAATAATTAATGATACTCTTTCCGGATTTATTGAACTCGGAGTCGTAGGAGCAGCAAAAAAAGATAAAAGAATTCAGCAGGAAATTCTTATCGATGATCAGATGCGTCTTATTGTTCCATCTGCTCATAAATGGGGAAAGAAAAAAAGCGTTACCATGAAAATGCTTATGGAAGAACCATTTATAATAAGGGAAAGAGGATCAGGAACATTAAAATCCATTGAACAGAATTTAAATAAAGCCGGATACGATATTAATGACTTTAATATTGCTGCTCAGATGGGAAGTACGGAAGCAGTGAGGCAAGGAATAAAAAATCAAGTAGGAATATCAATCCTTTCAACAATAGCGGTTAAGGAAGATTTAAAAGCAGGGTCATTAAAAGCGCTTGCTATAGAAGGTCTTGATCTTAAGCGCAGCTTTTATCTGACCTTAAGCAAGCAAAGGAGTCTATCTCCTTTAAGCAATGCATTCATCACACATATGAAAACCGAGTTGAAAACAAATCGGCTATGA
- a CDS encoding vitamin B12-dependent ribonucleotide reductase, translating to MSMPLSNNALIVLEKRYLKKNKEGIAIETPEDMFARVAKHIASADSLFAKPVDIEKTEKKFLKLLTNLWFLPNSPTLMNAGRRLGQLAACFVLPIEDSMDSIFETLKHTAMIHKSGGGTGFSFSRIRPEQDIVLSTAGVSSGPISFMTVFDVATETVKQGGTRRGANMGILRVDHPDIESFIELKNDTRRLNNFNISVALTQDFMDALNSESGKESEFDLINPRTGKTVKRVFAKNIFDLIVHSAWLNGEPGIIFIDRINQDNPVPHLGNIEATNPCGEQPLLPYESCTLGSVNLSAMLSGKAINYNRLKKTVHDAVHFLDNVIEINKYPLVHIEKMSKGTRKIGIGVMGFADMLIKLGIPYDSQEAVALAEKIMSFILEESKSASAALAKKRGNFPDYKKSIYDNPDTPYMRNATTTTIAPTGTISIIAGTSSGIEPIFGIVQTRRVLDDKILSDINPLFVEIAKAEGFYSKNLIETITSGTSIQNLEEIPDKSKDLFKTAHDIAPEQHINIQAAFQKYTDNAVSKTINFGPDALRSDIAKAYMLAHEKGCKGITIYRYGSRDHQVLSIGAEKKDSVKIAPRPRPECTVGITERTKTGCGNLYVTINSDDKGMCEVFAQMGKTGGCASSQIEAAGRLISLALRSGVSLEAIVKQLTGIRCPSPAWQNGEMVLSCPDAIAKALKHRTDLSFIENEAMMGVCPECSGVITHQEGCLVCHSCGYSKCS from the coding sequence ATGAGTATGCCCCTTTCAAATAATGCCTTGATAGTGCTTGAAAAACGCTATCTGAAAAAAAACAAAGAAGGAATTGCGATAGAAACGCCGGAGGATATGTTTGCGAGGGTCGCAAAACATATTGCGTCTGCCGATTCTTTGTTTGCAAAACCAGTTGATATTGAAAAAACGGAAAAAAAGTTTTTAAAGCTTTTGACCAACCTGTGGTTTCTGCCTAACTCGCCAACTCTTATGAATGCCGGCCGCCGCCTCGGCCAGCTTGCCGCGTGTTTTGTCTTGCCTATTGAAGATTCAATGGACAGCATATTTGAAACATTAAAACATACGGCTATGATACATAAAAGCGGAGGAGGTACGGGTTTTTCTTTTTCCAGGATACGTCCTGAACAAGATATCGTGCTTTCAACTGCCGGAGTATCAAGCGGGCCTATTTCTTTCATGACTGTTTTCGATGTGGCAACAGAAACCGTAAAGCAGGGCGGTACCCGCAGAGGGGCAAACATGGGGATCTTGCGGGTGGATCATCCCGATATAGAATCTTTCATTGAGCTCAAAAATGATACAAGAAGGCTTAATAATTTTAATATCTCAGTTGCCCTTACGCAAGATTTCATGGATGCGTTAAATAGTGAATCCGGAAAAGAGTCTGAATTTGATCTGATAAATCCCAGGACAGGTAAGACTGTAAAACGGGTTTTTGCGAAAAATATTTTTGACTTAATAGTGCATTCCGCATGGTTAAACGGTGAACCGGGTATAATATTTATAGACAGGATTAACCAGGACAATCCGGTCCCTCATCTTGGAAACATTGAAGCAACAAATCCTTGCGGTGAACAACCTCTTCTTCCTTATGAATCATGTACATTAGGTTCTGTAAACCTGTCTGCGATGTTATCGGGAAAAGCAATAAATTATAACCGCCTGAAAAAAACCGTTCATGATGCGGTTCATTTTTTAGATAATGTGATTGAGATCAACAAGTATCCTCTTGTTCACATTGAAAAAATGAGCAAAGGAACCAGGAAAATAGGCATAGGCGTTATGGGTTTTGCAGATATGCTTATTAAACTGGGGATACCATATGATTCACAAGAAGCTGTTGCGTTGGCTGAAAAAATAATGTCTTTTATTTTGGAAGAATCAAAAAGCGCATCTGCTGCACTGGCAAAAAAACGGGGAAATTTTCCGGATTATAAAAAAAGTATTTATGATAACCCCGATACACCATATATGCGAAATGCCACTACAACAACAATCGCTCCTACAGGCACGATAAGTATTATTGCTGGAACATCAAGCGGCATTGAACCCATATTCGGCATAGTTCAAACAAGAAGAGTTCTTGATGATAAAATACTTTCCGATATTAATCCGTTATTTGTAGAAATTGCAAAAGCAGAAGGATTTTACAGCAAAAATCTGATAGAAACAATAACAAGTGGAACATCAATTCAAAACCTTGAAGAAATACCTGATAAATCCAAAGATCTTTTTAAAACAGCTCATGATATAGCACCGGAGCAGCATATAAACATTCAGGCGGCATTTCAGAAATATACTGATAATGCGGTTTCAAAAACCATTAACTTTGGCCCTGATGCTTTAAGAAGTGATATAGCAAAAGCATATATGCTTGCCCATGAAAAAGGTTGTAAAGGAATTACAATCTACCGTTACGGCAGTCGTGACCATCAGGTTTTAAGCATTGGTGCTGAAAAAAAAGATTCCGTTAAAATTGCCCCAAGGCCAAGGCCTGAATGTACGGTCGGAATCACTGAACGCACAAAAACAGGGTGCGGAAACTTATATGTAACAATAAATTCTGATGACAAGGGTATGTGTGAGGTCTTTGCGCAGATGGGAAAGACAGGCGGATGTGCATCATCCCAGATTGAAGCGGCAGGCCGTCTTATATCGCTTGCCTTGCGTTCAGGGGTTAGCCTTGAAGCTATAGTAAAACAGCTAACTGGAATCAGATGCCCTTCTCCTGCATGGCAAAATGGAGAAATGGTGCTTTCATGCCCCGATGCAATAGCAAAAGCGCTTAAACACAGGACGGATCTTTCTTTTATCGAAAACGAAGCTATGATGGGAGTTTGTCCGGAATGCAGCGGAGTTATTACGCATCAGGAAGGCTGTCTTGTTTGCCATTCATGCGGATACTCAAAATGCAGTTAA